One genomic region from Triplophysa dalaica isolate WHDGS20190420 chromosome 23, ASM1584641v1, whole genome shotgun sequence encodes:
- the LOC130413341 gene encoding tripartite motif-containing protein 16-like, with translation MAEVNIPQDRFMCSVCLDLLKDPVTIPCGHSYCMSCITNCWNQEDQKRIYSCPQCRQTFTSRPALNKNVMITEMVEELQKTRLQTDVSDQCYAGPEDVKCDVCTERKYKAVKSCLECLNSYCQNHLQQHESLFKDRRHHLMDPTTKLYEMICSKHNKHLEIYCPTDQECICYLCLMDEHKNLYTVTAVAEKTEKLRVLGERQRNLKQRIQEREKKIQELRETVNSYKRSAQTAVEDSERIFTELIRSIERRRSEVTQLIRDQENTAVSHAEGVLKCLEQEIEDLRRREPELEQLLHTDNHIHFMKSFELLSAPPESTVSYNITVSSLVSFDDVTKSVSQLKENLEDVCREEVENISGGVSYITIFSDEPNYREEFLQYFRQFTLDLNTVNKYIRLSDGKTAATYTDPTVQQYPDHPERFERWRQVLCRESVCGRCYWEVEWSGRVDISVSYKSISRKGGGDNCVFGFNDQSWLLYCTEFKCSFWHKNKRTDLPVVSSSCRIGVFVDHRAGLLSFYSVSDTITLIHRVKTTFTQPLYPGFTINKGSTVKVYRLTK, from the exons ATGGCAGAAGTGAATATACCTCAAGACAGgttcatgtgttcagtgtgtttggatctactgaaggatccagtgACTATTCCCTGTGGACACAGTTACTGTATGAGCTGTATTACAAACTGCTGGAATCAGGAGGATCAGAAGAGAATCTACAGCTGTCCTCAATGCAGACAAACCTTCACATCAAGACctgctttaaacaaaaatgtgatgatCACTGAAATGGTGGAAGAATTGCAGAAGACGAGACTTCAAACTGATGTTTCTGATCAATGTTACGCTGGACCTGAAGATGTGAAGTGTGACGTCTGTACTGAGAGAAAATACAAAGCTGTCAAGTCCTGTCTGGAGTGTCTGAACTCTTACTGTCAAAATCACCTTCAACAACATGAAAGTCTCTTCAAAGACAGAAGACATCATTTGATGGATCCCACTACAAAACTTTACGAGATGATCTGCtcaaaacataataaacatcTGGAAATCTACTGTCCAACTGACCAGGAGTGTATTTGTTATCTGTGTTTGATGGATGAACATAAAAACCTTTACACTGTAACAGCTGTTGCAGAAAAAACTGAGAAACTG AGGGTTttgggagagagacagagaaactTGAAGCAGAGAatccaggagagagagaagaagattcAGGAGCTCAGAGAGACTGTGAACTCTTACAAG CGCTCTGCACAGACAGCAGTGGAGGACAGTGAGAGAATCTTTACTGAACTGATCCGCTCCATTGAGAGAAGACGCTCTGAGGTGACACAactgatcagagatcaggaaAATACTGCAGTGAGTCATGCTGAAGGAGTCTTGAAGTGTCTGGAGCAGGAGATTGAAGATCTGAGGAGGAGAGAACCTGAACTGGAGCAGCTTTTACACACGGACAATCACATTCATTTCATGAAG AGTTTTGAGTTACTGTCTGCACCTCCTGAATCTACAGTTTCATATAACATTACTGTCAGTTCTCTCGTCTCTTTTGATGATGTGACAAAATCTGTCTCTCAGCTGAAAGAAAATCTGGAGGATGTCTGTAGAGAGGAGGTAGAAAACATATCTGGTGGAG TTTCATATATCACAATTTTTTCTGATGAGCCCAACTACAGAGAGGAGTTCTTGCAAT ATTTCAGGCAGTTCACACTGGATTTAAACACAGTGAATAAATACATACGTCTGTCTGATGGAAAAACCGCAGCTACATACACTGATCCAACAGTCCAGCagtatcctgatcatccagaaAGATTTGAAAGGTGGCGacaggtgttgtgtagagagagtgtgtgtggacgctgttactgggaggttGAGTGGAGTGGTAGGGTGGATATATCTGTGTCATATAAGAGCATCAGCAGGAAGGGAGGCGGTGATAATTGTGTATTTGGATTTAATGATCAGTCCTGGTTATTGTACTGTACTGAattcaaatgctcattctggcACAAAAACAAACGCACTGATCTCCCTGTAGTGTCCAGCTCCTGTAGAATAGGAGTGTTTGTGGATCACAGAGCAGGACTTTTatccttctacagcgtctctgacacaatCACCCTCATCCACAGAGTCAAAACCACATTCACTCAACCTCTCTATCCTGGGTTTACTATTAATAAAGGATCCACAGTGAAAGTCTATCGTCTCACAAAATAA